Proteins encoded together in one Anas acuta chromosome 10, bAnaAcu1.1, whole genome shotgun sequence window:
- the CHST8 gene encoding carbohydrate sulfotransferase 8: MRLTCMFSFILLFGAAGLIVFIHLQDPEEIVHQQTPGIKYNMGFQQPKKDCISSNNWDRRLRKNTADGIATVKLSGSLHPAENVPTKLQSTDRRQSSITLGKDYEQQGEEINSIRLHKRRRRFVIKKSPILISMNSSTLNLPTLKSEDRSNSKWKTLYQIQSERKQIMRETCSKYKSNNRRIITPYHVSRIFVEDKYRVLYCEVPKAGCSNWKRVLMVLNGLAASTKDIQHNTVHYGNYLKRLDGFDRKGIYHRLNTYTKMLFIREPFEKLVSAFRDKFEHPNNYYHPVFGKAIISRYRVNATKEALRTGSGVKFKEFIQYLLDVHRPVGMDIHWDHVNRLCSPCLIDYDFVGKFESMEEDANFFLHLIGAPQNLTFPKFKDRHSNEERTTTKITQQYFAQLSPSQRQRSYDFYYMDYLMFNYSKPFEDLY; this comes from the exons gGATAAAATATAACATGGGATTCCAGCAACCAAAAAAA GACTGCATTTCCAGCAATAACTGGGAtagaagattaagaaaaaatactgcagatGGAATAGCGACGGTAAAGCTGAGCGGTTCATTACACCCAGCTGAAAACGTGCCCACTAAGCTTCAGAGCACAGACAGACGGCAAAGCAGCATAACGCTGGGGAAAGACTACGAACAGCAAGGTGAGGAAATTAATTCTATCAGGCTCCATAAACGGAGAAGGAGATTCGTAATTAAAAAGAGCCCAATCCTGATTTCCATGAACAGCTCCACTCTCAACTTGCCCACACTGAAATCCGAGGACAGAAGTAACAGCAAGTGGAAAACTCTCTATCAGATCCAAAGcgaaagaaagcaaataatgaGGGAAACTTGTTCAAAGTACAAGAGTAATAATAGGAGAATAATCACTCCTTACCATGTTTCTAGAATATTTGTAGAAGATAAATACAGAGTTCTGTACTGCGAAGTTCCAAAAGCCGGCTGCTCTAACTGGAAACGGGTGCTCATGGTTCTCAATGGGCTGGCTGCTTCCACAAAGGACATCCAGCACAACACAGTGCACTATGGAAACTACTTAAAAAGGCTGGATGGGTTTGATCGCAAAGGAATCTATCACAGGCTCAACACTTACACCAAGATGCTTTTCATTCGTGAACCTTTTGAAAAGCTGGTGTCTGCATTTCGGGACAAGTTTGAACATCCAAACAATTACTATCACCCGGTTTTTGGCAAAGCTATAATTTCCAGGTATCGTGTCAACGCCACCAAAGAAGCACTAAGGACAGGCTCTGGTGTCAAATTTAAAGAGTTCATTCAATATCTCCTGGACGTACACAGGCCAGTGGGTATGGATATCCACTGGGATCATGTCAATAGGCTTTGCAGCCCATGCTTAATAGACTATGACTTCGTTGGGAAATTTGAAAGTATGGAAGAAGATGCAAACTTCTTCTTGCACTTAATTGGTGCTCCACAAAATTTGACTTTCCCTAAATTCAAAGATAGGCACTCCAATGAAGAAAGAACTACCACTAAAATTACACAACAATACTTTGCACAGCTTTCTCCTTCTCAAAGACAACGGAGCTATGACTTTTACTATATGGATTATTTGATGTTCAACTACTCAAAACCTTTTGAAGATTTGTATTGA